One Salmo salar chromosome ssa01, Ssal_v3.1, whole genome shotgun sequence DNA window includes the following coding sequences:
- the LOC106563398 gene encoding protein PBDC1, whose amino-acid sequence MLHLPCSIALQRRRQLALERRDVIGSKFTAMASGNGIASLGVEGATAAAQALSLPAEAYGNDPQLEVMWAMKAYNHAEIYFNLISSVDPSNLKLTKVDDRIYTSFRESFSDLNIKNLDPDMLKTADAKEKWRPFCNQFDGVVEDFNYGTLLRLDCEKDYTEENTIFATRIQFFAIEIARNREGFNTPVFQAKKQPS is encoded by the exons atGCTGCAtctgccttgcagcattgcgttgcagaggcgtAGACAGCTTGCGCTAGAACGACGTGACGTCATCGGGTCAAAGTTTACAGCTATGGCGTCGGGAAATGGAATTGCTTCTCTG GGCGTGGAGGGAGCTACAGCAGCCGCCCAGGCTCTGTCTCTACCAGCTGAGGCTTATGGGAACGAT cctCAACTGGAGGTGATGTGGGCGATGAAGGCTTACAATCATGCAGAGATCTACTTTAAT cttatCTCGTCGGTAGACCCTAGTAATCTGAAGCTGACCAAGGTGGATGACCGGATCTATACGTCCTTCAGAGAATCCTTCTCAGACCTCAACATCAAGAACCTGGACCCAGACATGCTCAAAACCGCCGATGCCAAAGAG AAGTGGCGTCCGTTCTGTAACCAGTTCGACGGGGTGGTGGAGGACTTTAACTACGGGACTTTGCTACGACTTGATTGTGAGAAGGACTACACAGAGGAAAACACCATATTTG CCACCAGGATCCAGTTCTTTGCCATCGAGATCGCTAGGAACAGAGAAGGATTCAACACCCCTGTATTCCAGGCCAAAAAACAGCCTTCTTAA